GAAAAGGGGTATGAACTAGATTCGATAAAACCTTTAATTGAAGATGAATTAAAGAGATATTTGAAAAGCATTGCATTTAAAAAGAATAGTGTATCCTATGCACTTTTATCAAGTTGGATATTAAATATTGATGGAGTTCAAGAGTGGACAACTTTTACTATAAATGGTAATCAAGAAAATATAAAAATAGAAGAAAAAGAAGTGGCAGTATTAGGGAGTGTGAACTTAAGTGTCTCATAAAGTCCAAATAATAAGTAATTTACATAAAGTATTTAGAAGTGATTCTTATATAAATAATTTATTGGGAGTAGCTGGAGAGAGATTAGATAATTACGAGAAAAAAGCTGAAGGATTAGAGAAGGAATTTTGGTTTGATAGTATGTCAGCTTTAGGTATAGCTATTTTAGAAGATCAACTTGCATATAATACTATGAGTAATACTTTAGAAGGTAAAAGAGAAGAGTTAAAAGGAAGATGGAAAACTTCAGGTAAGTGTGATTTGAAACTGCTTCAAACAATAGCCAATTCATGGAGAAACGGACAGGTAGGAGTTATGTTCACAAATGCTTGT
The Cetobacterium sp. ZOR0034 DNA segment above includes these coding regions:
- a CDS encoding putative phage tail protein; translation: MSHKVQIISNLHKVFRSDSYINNLLGVAGERLDNYEKKAEGLEKEFWFDSMSALGIAILEDQLAYNTMSNTLEGKREELKGRWKTSGKCDLKLLQTIANSWRNGQVGVMFTNACIQITFISIVGIPRDIDALKGAIEEAKPAHLPVEYTFRYRTWGNLLQNTWGYYKQFTWEQILRREGI